One genomic region from Pempheris klunzingeri isolate RE-2024b chromosome 4, fPemKlu1.hap1, whole genome shotgun sequence encodes:
- the LOC139199876 gene encoding multidrug and toxin extrusion protein 1-like isoform X1, producing the protein MLYGLGEANTRKLQAINVTTAATGCGLGLACDTLISQTFGGKNLLRVGVILQRGIIILLLFCLPCWGLLINAQAILLCMGQEPEVARIAQLYMTAFLPAVPAMFLHQLQVSYLQNQGIILPQMYTAAMANIANVVTNYVFLYWLDLGVGGSAAANTLSQIYICAFLFAYIWWKKLHVTTWGGWSVESLQEWGSYMKLAIPSTLMTCFEWWVYEFGGFFAGMLSEDELAAQHAVIMVAFITYMFPLGIQAAACARVGNALGAGDTARAILTSKLSLTLAGSFAVVEGIVLGSTKTVIGFIFTSDEKIIGLVSHLMNAYCFLQFFDGLVCVCTGIFLGTGKQKIPAVANFIGYYCIGLSMSVTLMFVAKLRVLGFWLGLLICVVIQSTFYIIVIFKLNWKRITEEAVSRAQKKTHLTLLSTAALSDAAGNNTSDQTGTNTNSVHDYMSVSTRDHDRDTETQGGHVTQQLKGGHLSTTQLILRRGLTLFAAVALLAVGASVHFLVPLPETLPLEANVTLDQINTTYTPDQILSTALVSTEKSR; encoded by the exons ATGCTCTATGGACTTGGGGAGGCTAACACGAGGAAATTACAG GCCATTAATGTTaccactgcagcaacaggaTGTGGTCTGGGACTGGCATGTGATACTTTAATATCTCAG ACATTTGGAGGTAAGAACCTGCTGCGGGTGGGAGTGATCCTTCAGCGAGGCATCATCATCCTGCTGTTGTTCTGTCTGCCCTGCTGGGGTCTCCTCATTAATGCTCAGGCCATTCTCTTATGCATGGGCCAGGAGCCTGAGGTGGCCAG AATAGCCCAGCTGTATATGACAGCCTTTCTTCCAGCTGTACCG gCAATGTTTCTACATCAGCTTCAGGTGTCGTATCTGCAGAACCAG GGTATAATACTGCCACAAATGTACACTGCTGCCATGGCAAACATCGCAAATGTGGTGACGAACTACGTCTTTCTTTACTGGCTGGATCTTGGTGTTGG TGGATCTGCAGCAGCCAATACCCTGTCTCAGATTTACATCTGCGCTTTTCTGTTTGCTTACATTTGGTGGAAGAAGCTCCATGTAACAACATGGGGAG gCTGGTCCGTAGAATCACTGCAGGAGTGGGGCTCCTACATGAAACTGGCCATTCCCAGTACACTAATGACATGTTTCGAGTGGTGGGTTTATGAGTTTGGAGGATTCTTTGCAG GAATGCTGAGTGAGGATGAGCTGGCAGCCCAACATGCTGTGATAATGGTGGCTTTCATAACCTACATG TTCCCTCTTGGTATTCAAGCTGCAGCGTGTGCCCGTGTGGGAAATGCTCTGGGTGCAGGAGACACTGCCAGGGCGATCCTCACCAGCAAGCTATCACTCACTCTCGCAG GTAGCTTTGCAGTTGTTGAAGGTATTGTGCTTGGctcaacaaaaacagtgattggATTCATCTTCACCTCTGATGA GAAGATTATTGGTCTGGTTTCCCATTTGATGAATGCTTACTGTTTCCTTCAATTCTTTGATGGCCTTGTG tgtgtgtgcacgggCATCTTCTTGGGCACAGGGAAACAGAAGATACCAGCTGTGGCTAATTTCATTGGATACTACTGCATAGGACTTTCAATGAGTGTTACTTTAATGTTTGTTGCAAAACTGAGAGTTTTGG GTTTTTGGCTTGGACTGCTCATTTGTGTCGTCATACAATCAACCTTCTACATCATTGTCATTTTCAAGCTCAACTGGAAGAGAATTACAGAAGAG GCCGTTAGCCGAGCTCAGAAAAAGACACACTTGACATTATTAAGTACAGCTGCCCTGTCAGATGCTGCAGGTAACAACACTTCTGATCAGACAGGAACTAACACAAAT TCAGTGCATGACTACATGTCTGTGAGCACCCGGGACCATGATAGGGACACGGAGACACAGGGTGGACATGTGACGCAGCAGCTGAAGGGTGGCCATCTCTCCACTACTCAGCTGATCCTCAGACGAGGCCTCACTCTTTTTGCAGCAGTTGCACTTCTGGCTGTGGGAGCCAGTGTGCATTTCCTTGTGCCTTTGCCAGAGACCCTGCCTTTAGAGGCCAACGTTACTTTGGACCAGATCAATACTACATACACTCCTGATCAAATTCTCTCCACTGCACTGGTCTCAACAGAGAAATCACGATGA
- the LOC139199876 gene encoding multidrug and toxin extrusion protein 1-like isoform X2: MEVSSDKFFCCRWMRHKVPLAHREELYHILWMTGPLLFSRILNYLLPFVVTMFCGRLGNEVMAGYGLASAAINVTTAATGCGLGLACDTLISQTFGGKNLLRVGVILQRGIIILLLFCLPCWGLLINAQAILLCMGQEPEVARIAQLYMTAFLPAVPAMFLHQLQVSYLQNQGIILPQMYTAAMANIANVVTNYVFLYWLDLGVGGSAAANTLSQIYICAFLFAYIWWKKLHVTTWGGWSVESLQEWGSYMKLAIPSTLMTCFEWWVYEFGGFFAGMLSEDELAAQHAVIMVAFITYMFPLGIQAAACARVGNALGAGDTARAILTSKLSLTLAGSFAVVEGIVLGSTKTVIGFIFTSDEKIIGLVSHLMNAYCFLQFFDGLVCVCTGIFLGTGKQKIPAVANFIGYYCIGLSMSVTLMFVAKLRVLGFWLGLLICVVIQSTFYIIVIFKLNWKRITEEAVSRAQKKTHLTLLSTAALSDAAGNNTSDQTGTNTNSVHDYMSVSTRDHDRDTETQGGHVTQQLKGGHLSTTQLILRRGLTLFAAVALLAVGASVHFLVPLPETLPLEANVTLDQINTTYTPDQILSTALVSTEKSR; encoded by the exons ATGGAGGTATCCAGTGACAagtttttctgctgcaggtGGATGCGCCACAAGGTTCCTCTGGCCCACAGAGAGGAACTGTACCACATCCTGTGGATGACAGGGCCTCTG CTGTTCTCTCGAATCCTCAATTACCTGCTTCCATTTGTGGTCACAATGTTCTGTGGGCGTCTGGGCAATGAAGTGATGGCTGGCTATGGATTAGCTTCTGCT GCCATTAATGTTaccactgcagcaacaggaTGTGGTCTGGGACTGGCATGTGATACTTTAATATCTCAG ACATTTGGAGGTAAGAACCTGCTGCGGGTGGGAGTGATCCTTCAGCGAGGCATCATCATCCTGCTGTTGTTCTGTCTGCCCTGCTGGGGTCTCCTCATTAATGCTCAGGCCATTCTCTTATGCATGGGCCAGGAGCCTGAGGTGGCCAG AATAGCCCAGCTGTATATGACAGCCTTTCTTCCAGCTGTACCG gCAATGTTTCTACATCAGCTTCAGGTGTCGTATCTGCAGAACCAG GGTATAATACTGCCACAAATGTACACTGCTGCCATGGCAAACATCGCAAATGTGGTGACGAACTACGTCTTTCTTTACTGGCTGGATCTTGGTGTTGG TGGATCTGCAGCAGCCAATACCCTGTCTCAGATTTACATCTGCGCTTTTCTGTTTGCTTACATTTGGTGGAAGAAGCTCCATGTAACAACATGGGGAG gCTGGTCCGTAGAATCACTGCAGGAGTGGGGCTCCTACATGAAACTGGCCATTCCCAGTACACTAATGACATGTTTCGAGTGGTGGGTTTATGAGTTTGGAGGATTCTTTGCAG GAATGCTGAGTGAGGATGAGCTGGCAGCCCAACATGCTGTGATAATGGTGGCTTTCATAACCTACATG TTCCCTCTTGGTATTCAAGCTGCAGCGTGTGCCCGTGTGGGAAATGCTCTGGGTGCAGGAGACACTGCCAGGGCGATCCTCACCAGCAAGCTATCACTCACTCTCGCAG GTAGCTTTGCAGTTGTTGAAGGTATTGTGCTTGGctcaacaaaaacagtgattggATTCATCTTCACCTCTGATGA GAAGATTATTGGTCTGGTTTCCCATTTGATGAATGCTTACTGTTTCCTTCAATTCTTTGATGGCCTTGTG tgtgtgtgcacgggCATCTTCTTGGGCACAGGGAAACAGAAGATACCAGCTGTGGCTAATTTCATTGGATACTACTGCATAGGACTTTCAATGAGTGTTACTTTAATGTTTGTTGCAAAACTGAGAGTTTTGG GTTTTTGGCTTGGACTGCTCATTTGTGTCGTCATACAATCAACCTTCTACATCATTGTCATTTTCAAGCTCAACTGGAAGAGAATTACAGAAGAG GCCGTTAGCCGAGCTCAGAAAAAGACACACTTGACATTATTAAGTACAGCTGCCCTGTCAGATGCTGCAGGTAACAACACTTCTGATCAGACAGGAACTAACACAAAT TCAGTGCATGACTACATGTCTGTGAGCACCCGGGACCATGATAGGGACACGGAGACACAGGGTGGACATGTGACGCAGCAGCTGAAGGGTGGCCATCTCTCCACTACTCAGCTGATCCTCAGACGAGGCCTCACTCTTTTTGCAGCAGTTGCACTTCTGGCTGTGGGAGCCAGTGTGCATTTCCTTGTGCCTTTGCCAGAGACCCTGCCTTTAGAGGCCAACGTTACTTTGGACCAGATCAATACTACATACACTCCTGATCAAATTCTCTCCACTGCACTGGTCTCAACAGAGAAATCACGATGA
- the LOC139199937 gene encoding multidrug and toxin extrusion protein 1-like, whose translation MEASSDKLFCCRWVRHRVALAHREELYHILKMTGPLLLSRILNYLLPFVVTMFCGRLGNEVMAGYGLASATINVTTAATGYGLGLACDTLISQTFGAKNLLRVGVILQRGIIILLLFCLPCWGLLINAQAILLCLGQDPEVARIAHLYIIGFLPAVPAMFLYHLQVSYLQNQGIILPQMYTAAMANIANVVTNYVFLYWLDLGVGGSAAANTLSQIYICAFLFAYIWWKKLHVTTWGGWSVESLQEWGSYMKLAIPSTLMKCFEWWVYEFGGFFAGMLSEDELAAQHAVIMVAFITYMFPLGIQAAACVRVGNALGAGDTARAILTSKLSLTLAGSFAVVEGIVLGSTKTVIGFIFTSDEKIIGLVSHLMNAYCFLQFFDGLVCVCTGIFLGTGKQKIPAVANFIGYYGIGLSMSVTLMFAAKLRVLGFWLGLLICVVIQSTFYIIVIFKLNWRRITEEAVSRAQKKTHLTLLSTAALSDAAGNNTSDQTGTTTNSVHDYMSVSTRDHDGDTETQGGHVTQQLKGGHLSTTQLILRRGLTLFAAVALLAVGASVHFLVPLPETLPLEANVTLDRINTTYTPDQILSTALVPTEKSR comes from the exons ATGGAGGCATCCAGTGACAAGCTGTTCTGCTGCAGGTGGGTGCGCCACAGGGTTGCCCTGGCCCACAGAGAGGAACTGTACCACATCCTGAAGATGACAGGGCCTCTG CTGCTCTCTCGAATCCTCAATTACCTGCTTCCATTTGTGGTCACAATGTTCTGTGGGCGTCTGGGCAATGAAGTGATGGCTGGCTATGGATTAGCTTCTGCT ACCATTAATGTTaccactgcagcaacaggaTATGGTCTCGGACTGGCATGTGATACTTTAATATCTCAG ACTTTTGGTGCTAAGAACCTGCTGCGGGTGGGAGTGATCCTTCAGCGGGGCATCATCATCCTGCTGTTGTTCTGTCTGCCCTGCTGGGGTCTCCTCATTAATGCTCAGGCCATCCTGTTGTGCCTGGGCCAGGACCCCGAGGTAGCCAG AATAGCCCACCTGTATATTATAGGCTTCCTTCCTGCAGTGCCA GCAATGTTTCTATATCATCTTCAGGTGTCTTACCTACAGAACCAG GGTATAATACTGCCACAAATGTACACTGCTGCCATGGCAAACATCGCAAATGTGGTGACGAACTACGTCTTTCTTTACTGGCTGGATCTTGGTGTTGG TGGATCTGCAGCAGCCAATACCCTGTCTCAGATTTACATCTGCGCTTTTCTGTTTGCTTACATTTGGTGGAAGAAGCTCCATGTAACAACATGGGGAG gCTGGTCCGTAGAATCACTGCAGGAGTGGGGCTCCTACATGAAACTGGCCATTCCCAGTACACTAATGAAATGCTTTGAGTGGTGGGTTTATGAGTTTGGAGGATTCTTTGCAG GAATGCTGAGTGAGGATGAGCTGGCAGCCCAACATGCTGTGATAATGGTGGCTTTCATAACCTACATG TTCCCTCTTGGTATTCAAGCTGCAGCGTGTGTCCGTGTGGGAAATGCTCTGGGTGCAGGAGACACTGCCAGGGCGATCCTCACCAGCAAGCTATCACTCACTCTCGCAG GTAGCTTTGCAGTTGTTGAAGGTATTGTGCTTGGctcaacaaaaacagtgattggATTCATCTTCACCTCTGATGA GAAGATTATTGGTCTGGTTTCCCATTTGATGAATGCTTACTGTTTCCTTCAATTCTTTGATGGCCTTGTG tgtgtgtgcacgggCATCTTCTTGGGCACAGGGAAACAGAAGATACCAGCTGTGGCTAATTTCATTGGATACTACGGCATAGGACTTTCAATGAGTGTTACTTTAATGTTTGCTGCAAAACTGAGAGTTTTGG GTTTTTGGCTTGGACTGCTCATTTGTGTCGTCATACAATCAACCTTCTACATCATTGTCATCTTCAAGCTCAACTGGAGGAGAATTACAGAAGAG GCTGTTAGCCGAGCTCAGAAAAAGACACACTTGACATTATTAAGTACAGCTGCCCTGTCAGATGCTGCAGGTAACAACACTTCTGATCAGACAGGAACTACCACAAAT TCAGTGCATGACTACATGTCTGTGAGCACCCGGGACCATGAtggggacacagagacacagggtgGACATGTGACGCAGCAGCTGAAGGGTGGCCATCTCTCCACTACTCAGCTGATCCTCAGACGAGGCCTCACTCTTTTTGCAGCAGTTGCACTTCTGGCTGTGGGAGCCAGTGTGCATTTCCTTGTGCCTTTGCCAGAGACCCTGCCTTTAGAGGCCAACGTTACTTTGGACCGGATCAATACTACATACACTCCTGATCAAATTCTCTCCACTGCACTGGTCCCAACAGAGAAATCACGATGA